Proteins found in one Erythrobacter sp. KY5 genomic segment:
- a CDS encoding hemolysin family protein — protein MTPFPWSDLIFIAGLILLNGVFAMSELAIVSAKTSALRARSEDGSKAAQIAIRLAEEPGKFLSTVQIGITLIAIVTGALSGASLEAPIGERIALLGVPEDTARQVAFIGVIALTTYFSVVVGELVPKQLALRAAVPIAIVMARPMDLLARLAAPLVWLLDTSSAGIIALFGIRTKGRPSLTAKELQMIFADATRSGVIEQDQHQILTGVVRLAERPVRELMTPRTELDWVDADAQPQRILEVIGESPHSLLPVAEGSPDAILGIVKVREVLAALVANEPVSIRSMMKKAEVVPDQLDAMDALRVLQSAEIAMAVVHDEYGHFEGVVTPVDLLTAIAGTFVSDQDQGETPQIVECSDGSLLVSGSLSADGLADRLGLEYPEDREFGTAAGYALSVMKKLPLEGESFTDQGWWFEIVDMDNRRIDKILVRKVDDEADAD, from the coding sequence GTGACACCGTTTCCCTGGTCAGACCTGATCTTCATCGCCGGGCTTATCTTGCTCAACGGCGTTTTCGCCATGTCCGAGCTCGCGATCGTCTCGGCCAAGACGAGCGCATTGCGAGCGCGCAGCGAAGACGGCTCGAAAGCGGCGCAGATTGCGATCCGGCTGGCGGAAGAGCCGGGTAAATTCCTGTCGACCGTTCAGATCGGTATCACGCTCATCGCAATCGTCACCGGCGCCCTGTCCGGCGCCAGTCTCGAAGCGCCCATCGGAGAGCGCATCGCACTGCTTGGTGTGCCGGAGGATACGGCGCGCCAGGTGGCTTTCATCGGCGTGATTGCGCTCACGACCTATTTCAGCGTTGTCGTGGGTGAGCTTGTGCCAAAGCAGCTTGCCCTGCGCGCCGCCGTCCCGATTGCGATTGTGATGGCGCGGCCCATGGATTTGCTCGCCCGGCTTGCCGCGCCGCTGGTCTGGTTGCTCGATACCTCATCAGCGGGGATTATCGCGCTGTTCGGCATTCGCACCAAGGGCCGCCCTTCGCTTACGGCGAAGGAACTGCAAATGATTTTCGCCGATGCGACGCGCTCTGGCGTGATCGAACAGGACCAGCATCAGATCCTCACCGGCGTCGTGCGCCTTGCCGAGAGGCCCGTGCGCGAATTGATGACCCCGCGCACCGAACTCGACTGGGTCGATGCCGACGCTCAGCCGCAACGCATCCTCGAAGTGATCGGCGAAAGCCCGCATTCGCTTTTGCCGGTCGCCGAAGGCTCGCCCGATGCAATCCTCGGGATCGTCAAGGTGCGCGAAGTGCTGGCGGCGCTCGTCGCGAATGAGCCGGTGTCGATCCGCTCAATGATGAAAAAGGCCGAAGTGGTCCCCGATCAGCTAGACGCGATGGATGCGCTGCGCGTCCTGCAATCGGCCGAGATCGCGATGGCGGTCGTGCATGACGAATACGGCCATTTCGAAGGCGTCGTGACGCCGGTTGATCTCTTGACCGCCATCGCAGGCACTTTCGTCAGCGATCAGGATCAGGGCGAGACGCCGCAGATCGTCGAGTGTTCGGACGGGTCGCTGCTGGTTTCCGGTTCGCTGTCGGCTGATGGGCTTGCAGACAGGCTGGGGCTCGAATACCCAGAAGACCGCGAATTCGGCACGGCTGCTGGATATGCTCTCTCGGTCATGAAGAAGCTGCCGCTCGAAGGCGAGAGCTTCACAGATCAGGGCTGGTGGTTCGAGATCGTCGATATGGACAACCGCCGGATCGACAAGATCCTCGTCCGCAAGGTCGATGACGAAGCCGACGCCGACTGA
- a CDS encoding OmpA family protein — MKKSRILLSAIAAVALLGTSACVTDPNTGEQKISRTAIGAGVGGTLGYLLGGVIGGNTARIIGAGIGGSAGAVVGKQFDDQIRELDEELQGTGVDVEEIGDQDAILVRLPDGVTFASGSASINPGFYDSLDSVANSLIQYPNSLIDVYGFTDTTGSDALNQRLSEQRAQAVADYLASRGVARSRMETRGYGESYDYLRIKTADGVNEPLNRRVEIKITPISQDDVNAARGQ; from the coding sequence ATGAAAAAATCACGCATTCTTCTTTCCGCCATCGCAGCTGTCGCACTTCTCGGAACGAGCGCCTGTGTCACCGACCCGAACACTGGTGAGCAAAAGATCTCGCGCACCGCAATCGGCGCTGGTGTCGGCGGCACGCTCGGCTATCTGCTTGGCGGAGTTATCGGCGGCAACACCGCCCGCATCATCGGCGCTGGCATCGGCGGTTCGGCTGGCGCGGTTGTCGGCAAGCAATTCGACGACCAGATCCGCGAACTTGACGAAGAGCTCCAGGGCACCGGGGTGGATGTCGAGGAAATCGGCGACCAGGACGCAATTCTCGTCCGCCTGCCCGATGGCGTCACCTTCGCGAGCGGCTCTGCATCGATCAATCCGGGCTTTTACGATTCGCTCGATTCGGTCGCAAACAGCCTGATCCAGTATCCCAACAGCCTGATCGACGTGTACGGCTTTACCGACACGACCGGTTCGGATGCGCTGAACCAGCGATTGTCAGAACAGCGCGCACAGGCGGTGGCAGATTATCTCGCGAGCCGAGGCGTTGCCCGCAGCCGCATGGAAACGCGCGGCTATGGCGAAAGCTATGACTATCTGCGCATCAAGACCGCCGACGGCGTGAACGAGCCGCTGAACCGCAGGGTCGAGATCAAGATCACTCCGATCAGTCAGGATGACGTGAACGCTGCCCGCGGGCAGTAA
- a CDS encoding DUF3035 domain-containing protein, which produces MRNLRTAILLASGCAMLAACGGGGVFNRDRPDEFAVQRQAPLVVPPDFSLTPPAPGAPRPAEGTASEQALEALFGGPAPRSEIETSALDRAGQAAPSIRSQIGDPDTNTVAKGRVTRDIIAAPEGDGATAQTLIPG; this is translated from the coding sequence ATGCGTAACCTCAGAACCGCCATCCTGCTCGCTTCGGGCTGTGCAATGCTTGCTGCATGCGGCGGCGGCGGCGTGTTCAACCGCGACCGCCCGGACGAGTTCGCCGTGCAGCGCCAGGCTCCGCTTGTGGTGCCGCCTGACTTCTCGCTCACCCCGCCGGCTCCAGGCGCACCGCGTCCTGCAGAGGGCACGGCATCCGAACAGGCTCTCGAAGCGCTCTTTGGCGGTCCGGCACCCCGCAGCGAGATCGAAACCAGCGCTCTCGACCGTGCCGGTCAGGCCGCGCCGAGCATTCGCTCGCAAATCGGCGATCCGGACACCAACACCGTCGCCAAGGGCCGCGTAACGCGCGACATCATCGCTGCACCCGAAGGTGACGGCGCAACCGCGCAGACGCTGATTCCCGGCTGA
- the lspA gene encoding signal peptidase II, producing MSGLFTRNRLIGLALAAFVAAIDQIIKWYVIGPLNLRGVRHIELIPFFDLTYTENRGISLGMLQATNMEMRWLLVAMTALIALVVLVWMMRERLLGDILGLGLILGGAIGNIYDRYSLGYVIDYADLHIGTFRPFMIFNIADAAITIGVVIILARSLFMREKDGNTDTDGTPILRGE from the coding sequence ATGAGCGGCCTGTTCACTCGCAACCGGCTGATCGGGCTTGCGCTCGCAGCATTTGTTGCTGCCATCGACCAGATCATCAAGTGGTACGTAATCGGTCCGCTCAACCTTCGCGGCGTGCGCCATATCGAACTGATCCCTTTCTTCGACCTCACCTACACCGAAAATCGCGGCATCTCGCTCGGCATGCTGCAAGCGACGAACATGGAAATGCGCTGGCTGCTTGTGGCGATGACCGCGTTGATTGCGCTGGTGGTGCTCGTGTGGATGATGCGCGAGCGGCTGCTTGGCGATATTCTCGGTCTCGGCCTTATCCTGGGCGGGGCAATCGGGAATATCTATGACCGTTATTCGCTGGGCTATGTGATCGACTATGCCGACCTGCATATCGGCACTTTCAGGCCCTTCATGATCTTCAACATCGCCGACGCCGCTATCACCATCGGCGTTGTCATCATCCTTGCGCGCAGCCTTTTCATGCGCGAAAAGGACGGCAATACGGACACGGATGGCACACCCATCCTGCGTGGAGAATAA